One genomic segment of Bacteroides caccae includes these proteins:
- a CDS encoding DUF4925 domain-containing protein, which translates to MKKLSILFISFLTVISAFLISCDEDHYGPAPVDVTANYSNKISNPNPNLVLTYNGDAMNGKSVDFSTVTGETAIITLYDILPGEKAIKITSIPLSGDTEGYSFSGNGMGNETLTTFRYEGRVTKGKLTLNISNIQMGNADLWANTYKLPEVVNGVKKILVGDTWGNEYTWQEVDGQVLNASCYFHADVEATESGATTQTWGNGIQNIVSYILPQVLQDITLGADGNVTASYSNDPLSGVDIDVIFGFLETPLTQEMITPNIADRKYIPSPKGFATWFQKDGKLILKLNLANIISSIASSSDTYMDVNIINAIIDAVSQMDAMKVKELLTTLNQSLNNETLGFLVNVNDTSFNAIFNWLTTGIPMQVTSKEGHTYIYLDKEGFTPIAKLLPDLSPLIVSMLPEDMQGLGFIISTFLNGISEAFLSPEKIEFGLELVPNK; encoded by the coding sequence ATGAAAAAATTATCTATCTTATTCATAAGCTTCCTTACCGTAATATCCGCATTCTTAATATCTTGTGACGAAGACCACTATGGACCGGCTCCAGTAGACGTGACAGCCAATTATTCAAACAAGATTTCGAATCCTAATCCCAATTTAGTTCTTACATACAACGGTGATGCAATGAACGGGAAATCTGTTGATTTCAGTACTGTTACAGGAGAAACTGCTATCATTACTCTCTACGATATTCTTCCGGGAGAAAAGGCAATAAAGATTACATCCATTCCCCTTTCCGGAGATACAGAAGGATACTCTTTTTCCGGTAATGGTATGGGAAATGAAACATTGACTACTTTTAGATACGAAGGACGTGTAACAAAAGGAAAACTCACCTTAAACATATCCAATATCCAAATGGGTAATGCCGATTTGTGGGCAAATACTTATAAGTTACCCGAAGTCGTTAACGGCGTAAAAAAAATATTAGTTGGTGACACTTGGGGAAATGAATATACATGGCAGGAGGTTGATGGCCAAGTATTAAATGCGTCATGCTATTTCCATGCAGATGTAGAAGCTACAGAAAGCGGAGCTACAACCCAAACATGGGGTAATGGAATCCAAAATATAGTAAGTTACATTTTGCCACAAGTTCTGCAAGACATCACTTTAGGAGCAGACGGAAATGTAACGGCTTCCTATTCAAATGATCCGTTGTCAGGAGTAGATATAGACGTTATTTTTGGATTTCTAGAAACTCCATTAACACAGGAGATGATTACTCCCAACATTGCTGACCGTAAGTATATCCCTTCTCCAAAAGGGTTTGCTACTTGGTTTCAAAAAGACGGTAAGTTAATATTAAAATTAAACTTAGCTAATATCATTTCCTCAATAGCCAGCAGCAGCGATACATATATGGATGTGAACATAATCAATGCTATCATTGATGCTGTATCTCAAATGGATGCCATGAAAGTGAAAGAATTGCTAACCACACTTAATCAAAGTTTAAACAATGAAACACTTGGATTCTTGGTCAATGTCAACGACACTTCCTTCAACGCTATTTTCAATTGGTTAACTACCGGAATCCCGATGCAGGTTACTTCAAAAGAAGGACATACTTATATTTACTTAGATAAAGAAGGATTTACTCCCATAGCTAAATTACTACCAGATCTTAGTCCGCTAATAGTTAGTATGCTTCCGGAGGATATGCAAGGGCTGGGATTTATAATTTCAACATTCTTAAATGGTATTTCAGAAGCTTTTCTATCTCCTGAGAAAATAGAGTTTGGTTTAGAACTTGTTCCGAATAAATAA
- a CDS encoding TonB-dependent receptor: MKKIYILTLLICLTCFGTSFAQTLKGHIYDAKTNEPLVGAAVTYKLHGNQGVVSNINGEYEIKLPEGGVDLVFSYVGYDDVLMPIVINKREVVTKDVYMKESTKLLEEVVVSAGRFEQKLSDVTVSMDVVKSGDIARQAPTDISSTLRTLPGVDIVDKQPSMRGGSGWTYGVGARSQILVDGMSTLNPKTGEINWNTVPLENVEQVEVIKGASSVLYGSSALNGIINIRTARPGLTPKTRFSAYVGIYGDAENDEYQWSDKNFWKDDKYAVKPILRGSLLSGVRNPIYEGFDLSHSRRIGNFDVSGGINLFTDEGYRQQGYNKRFRMGGSLTYHQPDMGLKILNYGFNVDFLSNQYGDFFIWRSPTEVYKPSPFTNMGREENNFHIDPFINYVNPENGTSHKIKGRFYYSADNIVRPTEGSSITDILGNMGTDANTIKNIVNGDYSSLYPALVGIGSGIINGNLDDAMNGAFTSLRNIFPNATTADYCDLISWVMDNGLPDLSGIQNGQLPSDLVPWLSNVINPSRLNPKTQTDKNFDYYLDYQFNKKWNGGAQITTGMTFEHIRYDSAVMDEVYKSDNAALFFQYDQRFWDRLSVSAGVRAEYYRVNNHRREAETKVFGTKIPFRPVFRAGLNYQLADYSFIRASFGQGYRNPSINEKYLRKDIGGVGVYPNPNIKPEKGFNAELGFKQGYKIGNFQGFVDIAGFYTQYKDMVEFQFGLFNNANNTMINSIGDVFQMLTDGKGFGIGAQFHNVSKAQIYGVEISTNGVYNFNKNTKLFYNLGYVYTEPRDADYQERNAVEGLYTDPLQMKEKSNTGKYLKYRPKHSFKTTVDFQWKRINVGANVAWKSKILAVDYLMLDERSKTQNDLMDYVRGILFGYSKGETLATYWKKHNTDYATVDFRFGVKATKEVAFQFMVNNLFNKEYSYRPMAVAAPRTFVLKMDVTF; encoded by the coding sequence ATGAAGAAAATATATATACTAACTTTATTAATCTGCCTTACTTGTTTTGGGACAAGCTTTGCCCAAACACTGAAAGGACATATATACGACGCCAAGACCAACGAACCGTTGGTCGGAGCAGCTGTTACCTACAAGCTCCACGGCAATCAGGGAGTAGTATCCAATATTAACGGAGAATATGAAATCAAACTTCCCGAAGGTGGAGTCGACCTCGTATTCAGTTATGTAGGCTATGATGATGTACTGATGCCTATCGTTATCAATAAACGCGAAGTAGTCACCAAAGACGTCTATATGAAAGAGAGCACTAAACTGCTGGAAGAAGTGGTAGTGAGTGCTGGACGCTTCGAACAGAAGCTAAGTGATGTAACAGTTTCTATGGATGTGGTGAAATCCGGTGACATTGCCCGCCAGGCACCAACAGATATTTCATCTACCCTCCGTACCCTGCCGGGAGTTGACATTGTAGACAAGCAACCTTCCATGCGTGGTGGCAGCGGGTGGACTTACGGTGTAGGTGCACGTAGCCAGATTCTGGTAGACGGAATGAGTACACTGAACCCGAAAACAGGAGAAATCAACTGGAACACCGTACCTTTGGAAAATGTAGAGCAGGTGGAAGTTATCAAAGGAGCTTCTTCTGTGCTATACGGTTCCTCAGCATTGAACGGTATTATCAATATTCGTACCGCACGCCCGGGTTTAACGCCCAAGACACGATTCAGCGCATACGTAGGCATATACGGTGATGCAGAGAATGATGAATACCAATGGAGCGATAAGAATTTCTGGAAAGATGATAAATATGCAGTAAAACCTATTCTGCGTGGTAGTCTCCTGAGTGGAGTACGGAATCCGATTTACGAAGGTTTCGACCTCTCCCACTCCCGTCGTATCGGTAATTTCGACGTTAGTGGAGGGATCAATCTTTTCACCGATGAAGGATACCGTCAGCAAGGATATAACAAACGTTTCCGCATGGGTGGCAGTTTGACCTATCACCAACCGGATATGGGACTGAAAATTCTGAATTATGGTTTTAATGTAGACTTCCTTTCCAATCAATACGGGGACTTCTTTATCTGGCGTTCACCGACCGAAGTATACAAGCCTTCTCCTTTCACCAATATGGGACGCGAAGAAAACAACTTCCATATCGACCCGTTTATCAATTATGTAAACCCGGAAAACGGAACTTCACATAAAATCAAAGGACGTTTTTATTATAGCGCAGACAATATCGTCCGCCCAACCGAAGGTTCATCTATCACAGATATTCTGGGAAACATGGGAACCGATGCGAATACGATTAAAAATATCGTAAACGGCGATTACAGCTCACTATACCCCGCATTGGTCGGTATCGGTTCGGGAATTATCAACGGCAATCTGGATGATGCCATGAACGGTGCATTCACTTCACTGAGAAACATCTTTCCCAATGCAACAACTGCCGATTATTGCGACCTTATCTCATGGGTTATGGATAACGGGCTGCCTGATCTTAGCGGAATACAGAACGGACAATTGCCAAGCGATCTCGTACCGTGGCTGTCTAATGTTATCAATCCGTCTCGACTCAACCCGAAAACTCAAACAGACAAGAACTTTGACTATTATCTCGACTATCAGTTCAACAAGAAATGGAACGGTGGCGCACAGATCACTACGGGAATGACTTTCGAACACATCCGTTATGACTCTGCTGTAATGGATGAAGTGTACAAAAGTGATAATGCAGCCCTCTTCTTCCAATATGACCAACGTTTTTGGGATCGTTTGAGTGTATCCGCAGGCGTACGTGCCGAATACTACCGCGTAAACAACCACCGCCGCGAAGCAGAAACAAAGGTATTCGGAACAAAAATTCCGTTCCGCCCCGTTTTCCGTGCCGGATTGAATTATCAATTAGCCGATTACAGTTTTATCCGCGCCAGCTTCGGACAAGGTTACCGCAACCCGTCTATCAATGAGAAATATCTCCGTAAAGACATTGGCGGAGTCGGTGTTTATCCGAATCCGAACATTAAACCTGAGAAAGGATTTAATGCAGAATTAGGTTTCAAGCAAGGATACAAGATCGGTAACTTCCAGGGATTTGTCGATATTGCCGGATTCTATACTCAATATAAAGATATGGTAGAATTCCAGTTCGGCCTATTCAATAATGCAAACAATACGATGATAAATAGTATTGGCGATGTATTTCAGATGTTGACAGACGGCAAGGGCTTCGGTATCGGAGCACAATTCCATAATGTATCGAAAGCACAGATCTATGGAGTGGAGATTTCAACAAACGGTGTATATAACTTCAACAAGAACACAAAATTATTCTATAATCTGGGATATGTATATACCGAACCGCGTGACGCGGATTACCAGGAACGCAATGCTGTAGAAGGACTGTATACCGACCCGCTTCAGATGAAAGAGAAATCAAATACGGGTAAGTATCTGAAATATCGTCCGAAACATAGTTTCAAAACGACGGTAGACTTCCAGTGGAAACGCATCAATGTGGGTGCCAATGTGGCATGGAAAAGCAAAATCCTTGCAGTGGATTATCTGATGCTGGACGAGCGTTCTAAAACACAAAACGACTTAATGGATTATGTACGCGGTATCCTTTTCGGTTATTCAAAAGGAGAAACACTCGCTACCTACTGGAAGAAGCATAACACAGATTATGCAACCGTTGACTTCCGTTTCGGTGTAAAAGCAACGAAAGAAGTAGCTTTCCAGTTTATGGTAAACAACTTGTTTAATAAAGAATACAGTTACCGCCCAATGGCAGTAGCTGCTCCCCGTACTTTTGTGCTGAAAATGGACGTCACATTCTAA
- a CDS encoding alpha-L-fucosidase, translated as MKKHPLILCAGITSLLLSACNPVKAPEAILPVPEAKQVEWQKMETYAFVHFGLNTFNDREWGYGDSDPKTFNPAKLDCEQWVKTFVESGMKGVILTAKHHDGFCLWPTQLTEYCIRNTPYKNGQGDIVRELSDACKKYGIKFAVYLSPWDRNQANYGTPEYVDYFYKQLHELLTNYGDVFEIWFDGANGGDGWYGGAKDSRTIDRKTYYNYPRAYKMIDELQPQAVIFSDGGPGCRWVGNEKGFAGATNWSFLRAGEVYPGYPNYRELQYGHADGNQWVAAECDVSIRPGWFYHPEEDGRVKTVDELTDLYYRSVGHNATLLLNFPVDRDGLIHPTDSANAVNFHKNIQKQLEKNLLAGLSPKASDERGKAFSAKAVTDNDYDTYWATNDDVTSATIEFDLPQPEKINRMMLQEYIPLGQRVKSFVVEYNQEGEWLPVKLNEETTTVGYKRLLRFETITTDKLRVRFTDSRACLCINNIEAFYAGATSDTYSAKAEELKSFPFTLSGVDTEEAQKCMDKNDQTACFVNGNTLLIDLGEERTITSFHYLPDQSEYNKGVIAAYEISVGMDSNAVNQVVAKDEFSNIKNNPILQSVYFTPLKARYVKLKATRMIHDGEPLGLAEIGIQ; from the coding sequence ATGAAAAAACACCCCTTGATTCTTTGTGCAGGAATTACTTCTCTTTTATTGAGTGCCTGCAATCCGGTAAAAGCTCCGGAAGCAATCTTACCCGTTCCCGAAGCCAAACAAGTGGAATGGCAGAAAATGGAAACCTACGCTTTTGTACATTTCGGCCTTAACACTTTTAACGACCGTGAATGGGGATACGGAGACTCCGATCCTAAAACATTCAACCCTGCGAAACTCGACTGTGAGCAATGGGTAAAGACCTTTGTAGAATCGGGCATGAAAGGAGTAATCCTCACTGCCAAACATCACGACGGTTTCTGCCTGTGGCCTACCCAACTGACAGAGTATTGTATCCGCAACACTCCCTATAAGAATGGACAAGGAGACATTGTGCGCGAATTATCGGACGCCTGCAAAAAGTATGGTATCAAATTCGCCGTTTACCTATCCCCCTGGGACAGAAACCAAGCTAATTACGGAACTCCCGAATATGTAGATTATTTCTATAAACAACTCCATGAACTACTGACCAACTACGGTGATGTCTTTGAAATCTGGTTTGACGGCGCCAACGGAGGCGATGGCTGGTATGGCGGAGCAAAAGATTCACGTACTATCGACCGCAAAACATATTACAACTATCCGCGAGCCTATAAAATGATTGACGAACTGCAACCGCAAGCAGTTATTTTCTCCGATGGGGGACCCGGTTGCCGTTGGGTCGGAAACGAGAAAGGATTTGCCGGAGCCACCAACTGGTCTTTCCTCCGTGCCGGAGAAGTTTATCCCGGTTATCCCAACTATCGCGAACTGCAATATGGCCATGCTGACGGTAATCAATGGGTGGCAGCCGAGTGTGACGTTTCTATCCGTCCGGGTTGGTTCTATCATCCAGAAGAAGACGGCCGTGTGAAAACAGTGGACGAACTGACCGACTTGTATTACCGTAGCGTAGGACATAACGCAACGTTATTGCTGAACTTCCCCGTAGACCGTGACGGACTCATTCATCCGACAGACTCCGCCAACGCCGTTAACTTCCATAAGAACATACAGAAACAATTAGAAAAGAATCTGCTGGCCGGCCTTTCCCCCAAAGCATCGGACGAACGGGGAAAAGCATTCTCCGCTAAAGCTGTCACAGACAACGACTATGATACTTATTGGGCTACCAACGATGATGTAACTTCCGCCACTATTGAATTTGACTTGCCTCAACCGGAGAAGATCAATAGAATGATGTTACAGGAATATATCCCTCTGGGACAACGTGTGAAATCATTCGTAGTAGAATATAACCAGGAAGGTGAATGGCTTCCCGTGAAACTCAATGAAGAGACAACAACCGTTGGTTACAAACGTCTCCTCCGTTTCGAAACGATCACGACCGATAAGCTCCGTGTCCGTTTCACGGATTCACGTGCATGTCTCTGCATCAATAACATCGAAGCATTTTACGCAGGAGCAACTTCCGATACATACTCTGCAAAAGCGGAAGAACTGAAGAGTTTCCCGTTCACTCTCAGCGGAGTAGACACAGAAGAAGCACAAAAATGCATGGACAAGAATGACCAAACGGCCTGTTTCGTCAATGGAAACACACTGTTAATCGACTTGGGAGAAGAACGTACGATTACTTCATTCCATTATCTTCCCGACCAAAGCGAATATAATAAAGGTGTAATCGCCGCATACGAAATATCTGTCGGTATGGATAGCAATGCTGTCAATCAAGTGGTAGCAAAAGACGAATTTTCTAATATAAAGAATAACCCGATCCTGCAATCTGTCTACTTCACCCCACTCAAAGCCCGCTATGTCAAGCTGAAAGCAACGAGGATGATACATGACGGAGAACCATTAGGATTGGCCGAGATCGGTATACAATAA
- a CDS encoding electron transfer flavoprotein subunit beta/FixA family protein yields the protein MSLKIVVLAKQVPDTRNVGKDAMKADGTINRAALPAIFNPEDLNALEQALRLKDAHPGSTVTILTMGPGRAADIIREGLFRGADNGYLLTDRAFAGADTLATSYALATAIRKIGNCDIIIGGRQAIDGDTAQVGPQVAEKLGLTQITYAEEILEVGKDKITVKRHIDGGVETVEGPLPIVITVNGSAAPCRPRNAKLVQKYKHAKTVSEKQQGNLDYTDLYDKRDYLNLVEWSVADVNGDLAQCGLSGSPTKVKAIQNIVFQAKESKTISGSDRDVEDLIVELLANHTIG from the coding sequence ATGAGTTTGAAAATTGTTGTATTGGCAAAACAAGTTCCCGACACACGTAATGTTGGGAAGGATGCCATGAAAGCCGACGGAACCATTAACCGTGCGGCACTCCCCGCTATCTTCAATCCCGAAGACTTGAATGCTCTCGAGCAAGCTCTTCGACTGAAAGATGCTCATCCAGGCTCTACCGTTACCATTCTGACAATGGGACCAGGTCGTGCTGCCGACATTATTCGTGAAGGACTTTTCCGTGGTGCAGATAACGGTTACTTGCTGACCGACCGTGCTTTCGCCGGTGCAGATACACTGGCTACTTCTTACGCGCTGGCTACTGCTATCCGCAAAATAGGTAACTGTGACATTATTATTGGTGGTCGTCAGGCTATCGACGGGGATACGGCGCAAGTAGGTCCGCAGGTAGCAGAAAAGTTGGGATTGACCCAAATCACATACGCAGAAGAAATTCTGGAAGTAGGTAAAGACAAGATTACAGTGAAACGCCACATCGACGGTGGTGTTGAAACCGTAGAGGGCCCGTTGCCTATCGTGATTACTGTCAACGGCTCGGCAGCTCCTTGCCGTCCGCGCAACGCGAAACTGGTGCAGAAGTACAAACATGCCAAAACTGTTAGCGAAAAACAGCAAGGTAACCTTGATTATACTGACCTGTATGACAAACGCGACTACCTGAATCTGGTAGAATGGAGCGTAGCCGACGTAAACGGTGACCTCGCACAATGTGGTCTGTCCGGTTCGCCGACAAAAGTGAAAGCCATTCAGAACATCGTGTTCCAGGCTAAAGAGAGCAAAACCATTAGCGGCAGCGACCGTGACGTGGAAGACCTGATTGTTGAACTGTTAGCTAACCATACTATCGGATAA
- a CDS encoding electron transfer flavoprotein subunit alpha/FixB family protein, whose amino-acid sequence MNNLFVYCEIEEGNVADVSLELLTKGRSLANQLNCQLEAVVAGTDLKDIEKQILPYGVDKLHVFDGEGLYPYTSLPHTAILVNLFKEEQPQICLMGATVIGRDLGPRVSSALTSGLTADCTSLEIGDHEDKKEGKVYKNLLYQIRPAFGGNIVATIVNPEHRPQMATVREGVMKKEILSPTYQGEVIRHDVKKYVADTDYVVKVIERHVEKAKNNLKGSPIIVAGGYGVGSKENFDLLFDLAKELHAEVGASRAAVDAGYAEHDRQIGQTGVTVRPKLYIACGISGQIQHIAGMQESGIIISINNDPDAPINTIADYVINGTIEEVVPKMIKYYKQNSK is encoded by the coding sequence ATGAATAACTTATTTGTATATTGCGAAATAGAAGAAGGTAACGTAGCAGACGTTAGCCTTGAACTTCTGACCAAAGGTCGTTCGTTAGCCAACCAGTTGAACTGTCAGCTCGAAGCTGTGGTTGCCGGAACAGACCTCAAAGATATTGAAAAACAAATCCTTCCTTACGGAGTAGACAAACTCCACGTTTTCGACGGAGAAGGACTTTATCCTTATACTTCACTCCCCCACACCGCTATCCTGGTGAACCTTTTCAAAGAAGAACAACCGCAAATCTGCCTCATGGGTGCCACCGTTATCGGTCGCGACCTCGGCCCGCGTGTTTCTTCCGCTTTGACCAGCGGACTGACTGCCGACTGTACTTCTCTGGAAATCGGTGACCACGAAGACAAGAAAGAAGGCAAAGTTTATAAAAACCTGTTGTATCAGATCCGTCCGGCATTCGGCGGCAACATCGTTGCAACGATTGTAAACCCGGAACACCGCCCGCAAATGGCAACCGTTCGCGAAGGTGTGATGAAGAAAGAAATCCTCTCCCCGACTTATCAGGGAGAAGTGATCCGCCACGACGTGAAGAAATACGTTGCCGACACGGATTATGTAGTGAAGGTAATCGAACGCCATGTGGAAAAAGCCAAGAACAACCTGAAAGGTTCTCCGATTATCGTAGCCGGCGGTTACGGTGTAGGTTCGAAAGAAAACTTCGACTTGCTGTTCGACCTAGCTAAAGAACTTCATGCTGAAGTAGGTGCCAGCCGTGCCGCTGTGGATGCAGGTTATGCAGAGCACGACCGTCAGATTGGACAGACAGGTGTCACGGTTCGTCCGAAACTTTACATTGCCTGCGGTATCTCCGGACAGATTCAGCATATCGCCGGTATGCAGGAAAGTGGTATCATCATCTCTATCAACAACGACCCGGACGCTCCGATCAACACGATTGCCGATTATGTAATCAACGGAACGATTGAAGAAGTTGTACCGAAGATGATTAAGTATTATAAACAAAATAGTAAGTAA
- a CDS encoding acyl-CoA dehydrogenase family protein, which translates to MANYYTDIPELKYHLNNPMMKRICELKERNYRDKDEFDYAPLDFEDAVDSYDKVLEITGEITGEIIAANAEGVDEEGPHCANGRVEYASGTKQNLDAMVKAGLNGMTMPRQFGGLNFPITPYTMCAEIVAAADAGFGNIWSLQDCIETLYEFGNADQHSRFIPRICQGETMSMDLTEPDAGSDLQSVMLKATYSEKDGCWLLNGVKRFITNGDADIHLVLARSEEGTRDGRGLSMFIYDKRQGGVNVRRIENKLGIHGSPTCELVYKNAKAELCGDRKLGLIKYVMALMNGARLGIAAQSVGLSQAAYNEGLAYAKDRKQFGKAIIEFPAVYDMLAIMKGKLDAGRALLYQTARYVDIYKALDDIARERKLTPEERQEQKKYAKLADSFTPLAKGMNSEYANQNAYDCIQIHGGSGFMMEYACQRIYRDARITSIYEGTTQLQTVAAIRYVTNGSYIATIREFEAIPCSPEMEPLMSRLKKMADKFEASTNAVKEAQDQELLDFTARRLMEMAADIIMSHLLIQDASRSSELFSKSAHVYLNYAEAEVEKHANFISNFDKEDLAFYKK; encoded by the coding sequence ATGGCTAATTATTATACAGACATACCGGAACTCAAGTATCACTTGAACAATCCGATGATGAAGCGTATTTGCGAACTGAAAGAACGCAATTACAGAGATAAAGATGAATTCGATTATGCTCCGCTGGACTTCGAAGATGCCGTAGACTCTTACGACAAAGTACTGGAGATCACAGGAGAAATCACAGGAGAAATCATTGCTGCCAACGCAGAAGGCGTTGACGAAGAAGGCCCTCACTGCGCCAACGGACGTGTAGAATATGCTTCGGGTACGAAACAGAACCTCGACGCCATGGTGAAAGCCGGCTTGAACGGTATGACCATGCCCCGTCAGTTCGGCGGACTGAACTTCCCGATTACTCCGTACACCATGTGTGCAGAAATCGTAGCGGCTGCTGATGCCGGTTTCGGCAACATCTGGTCATTGCAGGACTGCATCGAAACATTATACGAATTCGGTAATGCCGACCAACACAGCCGTTTCATCCCCCGCATCTGCCAAGGCGAAACAATGTCTATGGACTTGACGGAACCGGATGCAGGCTCCGACCTTCAGTCGGTCATGCTGAAAGCGACTTACAGCGAAAAAGACGGCTGCTGGTTGCTGAACGGTGTAAAACGCTTCATTACTAACGGTGACGCGGATATCCACCTCGTACTGGCACGTTCGGAAGAAGGAACTAGAGACGGTCGCGGTTTGTCTATGTTCATCTATGACAAGCGTCAGGGGGGAGTTAATGTCCGTCGTATCGAAAACAAACTCGGTATCCACGGTTCTCCTACTTGCGAACTGGTATACAAGAATGCAAAAGCCGAACTTTGCGGTGACCGTAAGCTTGGCTTGATTAAATATGTAATGGCGTTGATGAACGGTGCCCGTCTGGGTATTGCCGCACAATCGGTAGGATTGAGCCAGGCTGCTTACAACGAAGGATTGGCTTATGCCAAAGACCGCAAACAGTTCGGAAAGGCAATTATCGAATTCCCGGCTGTTTATGATATGCTTGCCATCATGAAGGGTAAGTTGGATGCAGGACGTGCACTACTGTATCAAACAGCACGCTACGTAGACATCTACAAAGCACTGGATGACATCGCCCGCGAACGTAAACTGACTCCGGAAGAACGTCAGGAACAGAAGAAATACGCCAAACTGGCCGACAGCTTCACTCCGCTTGCCAAAGGTATGAACTCCGAATATGCCAACCAGAATGCTTACGACTGTATACAGATACACGGTGGCTCGGGCTTCATGATGGAATATGCTTGCCAACGCATCTACCGCGATGCACGTATCACCAGTATCTACGAAGGTACAACTCAGTTGCAGACCGTAGCCGCTATCCGTTACGTAACGAATGGCTCTTACATCGCTACTATACGCGAGTTCGAGGCTATCCCCTGCTCACCGGAAATGGAACCGCTGATGTCTCGTCTGAAAAAAATGGCAGATAAGTTCGAAGCCAGTACCAACGCAGTGAAAGAAGCACAAGATCAGGAACTGCTCGACTTCACAGCCCGCAGATTAATGGAAATGGCTGCCGACATCATCATGTCTCACCTGCTGATTCAGGATGCAAGCAGATCTTCCGAACTGTTCTCTAAATCTGCACACGTATATCTGAACTATGCGGAAGCAGAAGTGGAAAAACATGCTAACTTTATCAGCAACTTCGATAAAGAAGACTTGGCTTTCTATAAGAAGTAA